TGAGTTAAACGAACCAGTTTCGATTCATTGGCACGGTGTTCCAGTTTCAAATACAGAGGACGGTATTCCTGGAGTTACACAGGATGCGGTATTACCAGGCGGAACATATACTTATGAATTCGTTGCAAATGATCCAGGAACCTATTGGTATCATACACATCAAAATGGTGTGGAACAACTGGATAAAGGTTTATACGGAACTTTTATTGTAGAGCCAAAAGACGGAACGGGTGTTGAGCGTGATTATACGCTTGTTCTTGATGAGTGGGAGTCTGAAAAACACGATGAAAAAATGAATATGGAAGACAATAGTGGAGATAGTATGAACATGAAAGGTATGAACATGGGTGAAATGTCAAATATGATGGGATCCAGTAGTAGTAACATGATGATGGGACATAACATGTCTTCCTATGATATTTTTACAATTAACGGCAAAACATATGAAGAAAACGAATCATTAAAAGTCAAAAAAGGTGAAAAAGTAAAGCTTCGTTTTGTTAATGCTGGCTATATGGCTCATCAAATTCATATTCCGATTGAATATAAAGTGACTCATGTTGATGGTCAAAAAGTGAATAACCCTCAAGTGGTTAACGGATCAATATTGGAAGTTGCCCCTGGTGAACGGGTAGACGTTGAATTTGTGGCTGATGAAGGTGGTGATTTCACCATTGATTGCCATGGTGAAATGGAAGCATCACAAGATATGAAAATGGATGTTGTTTATGAAGATGGGAATAGCCAAAAAGCTACACATCAACCATCAAATAAATTAGTAGACATCACTACCCTTGGTAAAAAAACTCAATCGCCATTTTCATTTGGTGATGAATTTGATATAGAGTATAAGATGGTTCTTGGTACTAAAATGAGCATGAATGCAGAGATGGGGATGGTGTGGACGATTAATGGCAAAACCTATCCAGATGTACCTCCAATAAAAGTTAATAAAGGGGACAAGGTGAAGGTAACACTGACTAATGAAAGTATGGATAACTCATCACATCCAATGCATCTTCATGGCCATTTCTTCCAAGTGCTTAGCAAAAATGGAAAGCCACTTGAGGGTTCACCAATTATTAAAGACACGTTAAATGTGAAACCAGGTGAAACGTATGAGGTAGCTTTCATTGCGGATAATCCAGGAAATTGGCTATTCCACTGTCATGACCTGCATCATGCTTCAAACGGAATGGTAACCATGGTTAAGTATAATAATTTTGAAGTGTTCTATACAGATACGGGAAAAGTAGACAATCAACCTGAATAATGTTCGGAAGCAGACCCAAATGCATAATGGTGTTAGTCTAGATTATAGATGCAACGAATAGAAAAATGTATAGTATATCGTAAAATCTATCGATCATGGGGAGTGTCTATAATGGCTGGATGTTTTAAGATCACCTTTTCAAAATCTAAATTTTAACTACCCATCGTTGTTTAATAGATTTCTTTCTAGGAATCAAGTAAAATAAAATTATATAATGGAAACGGAATGGTGAAATATGGGACAAGAGAATTGTCCCTTTTTCCATGTATGTGTATCGATAGAAAGGGGAGAGCAGATGGGGATACGTTTCTTGATCGGACGATCTGGTACCGGAAAAACAGAAAGATGTTTGAATGAAATCCGTGAAAAGCTAACAGCGGATCCTTACAAAGGTCCTGCGATTATATTCATCGTACCTGATCAAATGACCTTTCAGATGGAATATGAGCTAGTTAAAACACCAAATCTCGGAGGAATGATTCGCGTACAAGTTCTAAGCTTTAACCGTTTAGCATGGCGCGTTTTGCAAGAAACAGGTGGAATGACGAGACAGCATCTATCTTCCACAGGTGTACATATGATGCTTACAAAAATTATGAACAAAAAAAAGCAGGACTTTAAAGTGTTTGCAAAAGCAAGTGATAAAAACGGTTTTATTGACCTTGTCGAACAAATGATCACAGAATTTAAACGATATATGGTGTCGCCGAATGAACTGAAAAAGCATTACGAAAATCTCATGAAGAGCTCACAAAATCATGAAAAAGCACTTGCAGATAAGCTTCATGATTTAATGCTTTTATTTCGCGAGCTTGAGAAAGAACTTGCGTCAAAATATATCGATGCAGAGGACTATTTGCAGCTCCTTTCTGAAAAAATATTAGATTCTGAGTATGTAAAAGGGGCCGAAATATACCTCGATGGATTTCATAGTTTTACGCCACAAGAATATCAAGTAGTGGAATCGCTAATGAAAACGGCAGACAACATGACAATATCTTTAACAGCTGATAAGCCGTTTCATGAACATTTGCCTCATGAACTTCATCTCTTTCATATGACTGGAATAACGTTCCATAAACTCACAGAGCTGGCTAAGCGTAACAATATTGACATAGAAGAAGTGATCCAGCTAACTGAACCAGTTCGTTTTCAGCGTGAGCCGTCTCTCGTTCATTTAGAAAAATATTTTGAAGCTCGCCCGATAAAAGCTTATGAGGAAAAACCAGCCATTACGATAGCTGAAGCTGTTAACAAACGTGCTGAAGTGGAAGGGATTGCAAGAGAAATTAAACGGCTAGTGCGTGAGGAAGACACAAGATACCGTGATATAGCGGTACTCATTCGAAATATGGCAAGCTATCGAGATCTGATCGAACAAGTTTTTCAAGATTTTGATATTCCGTTTTTCATTGATGAAAAGCGTTCGATGATTTACCATCCGCTTATTGAATTTATTCGCTCAAGCCTTGAAGTGATCACTGGTAATTGGCGGTATGAAGCAGTATTTCGCTGTATTAAAACAGAGCTTCTTTACCCGATGAACGAATCAAAACAAAAAATGCGTGAAGAAATGGATATACTCGAAAATTATTGTTTATCGTACGGAATTCAAGGTGCAAAATGGACAGGAAAAGAGCGCTGGACGTACCGCCGCTATTATTCGCTAGATAACGATTATGTCAAAACAGATGAAGAAAGAGAAATAGAGGAGCTAGTCAATCGTTTACGAGAAATCGTCGTACCGCCTCTTAACACGTTGCAAAAACGTTTAAAAAGAGCGAAAACAGGCCGTCAAATGGCAGAAGCATTTTACCTTTTTTTAGAAGAATTAAAGGTACCACAAAAGCTTGAACTGTTAAGTCAAGAAGCTGAAGAAAATGGAAGATTAATTGAAGCAAGAGAACATGATCAAGTGTGGAATGCTGTGATGAATTTACTCGATGAATTTGTCGAAATGATGGGGGATGCGGAAATTTCAGTTTCCTTGTTTGCAGATATACTAGATGCTGGAATGGAGTCCATGAAATTTGCACTTGTCCCTCCAGCAATTGATCAAGTATTAATTGCAAGTCTTGATCGTTCACGTTTTTACGGTTTAAAAACGACCTTTTTAATCGGCGTAAACGATGGTGTGTTACCGGCAAAGCCGAAAGAGGATAGTGTGTTATCAGATGAAGATCGCGAACGTCTATTTCTTAATGGCTTGGAGCTTGCACCGACGGCACGACGTCAGCTTTTAGATGAAAACTTTTTAATTTATTTAGCGTTAACGAGTGCATCGAATCATATATACATTTCCTATCCCTTAGCGGATGAAGAGGGAAAAGCATTAATGCCATCCATCGTGATTAAGCGCCTTCAAGATTTATACCCGTTCGCAGAAGAAGTTGTTTATGTAAACGAGCCTGAAAGCATTCATGATGAAAATCAGCTTACATTTATTGCTAGTCCGAACGTGTCTCTTTCTCTTTTAACATCACAGCTTCAACAATGGAAAAAGCAATATCCAATTCATGACGTTTGGTGGGATGTGTATAACTTTTTCATGGAGCATCCCGAATGGAAACGAAAGGCACAAAAAGTCATTGAAAGCTTGTTTTATAAAAACGAAGAAAAGCCGTTATCGAAAGAGATTAGCCGAAAGCTTTACGGGGAGCACATTCAAGGCAGCGTTTCCCGCATGGAGCAGTTCCGCAGCTGTCCATTTTTGCATTTTGCAACACATGGCTTAAAGCTAAAAGAACGGGAATTTTTCCGTTTAGAAGCACCAGATGTCGGACAATTGTTCCACGCGGCATTAAAGCTAATGGCAGACCGTATGCAGCAGCTAAAGATAGAGTGGCGCGATTTAACGAAGGAGCAATGTGAAAAGCTCTCATTTGATGCCGTTGAGCAGTTAGCTCCGAAGCTTGAGCGTGAAATTTTATTAAGCTCTAATCGTCATCATTATATAAAGCGTAAGCTACAAAATATTATGACTCGTGCTTCAACGATATTAAGTGAGCATGCAAGGATGAGTGGATTCGCGCCTGTTGGGATTGAGCTTGGTTTTGGAAAAAACAACAAGCTGCCGCCATTTCGATTTCAACTGAAGAATGGCTGTACGATGGAAGTCGTTGGCCGTATAGACCGTATTGATAAAGCAGAAAGCTCAAAAGGAATTCTCCTTCGTGTCATAGACTTTAAGTCAAGCGATCAATCATTAAACTTAGCAGAAGTTTATTACGGCATCGCTTTACAAATGTTGACGTACTTAGATGTCGTCATATCGAATTCTTTATCTTGGCTTGGCGTTAAAGCTACTCCAGCGGGTGTTTTATATTTCCATATTCATGACCCGTTTATTCAAACGTCAGGACAATTAAATGATGAAGAAATCGAAGAAGAGATTTTTAAAAGCTTTAAAATGAAAGGTCTTCTTCTAGGTGATGAGGAAGCAGTTAAATTAATGGACCAGTCTCTTGAGAGTGGCCATTCCAAAATTGTCGCGGCAGGAATTAAAAAGGCAGGAGGATTTTACTCGTATTCTTCCATTGCAAGTGAAGAAGAATTTGATCTTCTTCGTCAATATATACGCCATGAATTTAAACGCATTGGTACGGAAATTACAGACGGCTTCGTTGCCATTTCACCATATAAGCTGAAAGATCGAACACCATGCAAATATTGTTCCTTTAAAACGGTTTGCCAATTTGATGAGTCGCTTGAGGATAATCAATATAGAACGCTAAAAAATTTAAAAGGAAATGAGGTATTGGAGCTCTTAAGAAAGGAAGAGGAGCATGAGTGACATCTTTAATAAACCAGAAAACAGTCAATGGACGGATGATCAATGGAAAGCGATTGTTTCAACAGGAAAAGACATTTTGGTTGCAGCGGCCGCTGGATCAGGGAAAACGGCTGTACTCGTTGAACGGATTATCCGAAAAATCATATCAAGAGAAAACCCTGTCGATGTCGATCGCTTGCTCATCGTTACCTTCACAAATGCATCAGCAGCTGAAATGAGAAATCGAATTGGTGAGGCACTTGAAAAGGCATTGAAGGAAAATCCAGCCTCCCTTCATTTAAGAAGACAATTAACGTTATTAAATAAAGCAAACATTTCAACCCTTCACTCCTTTTGCTTAAATGTCGTGAGAAAATATTATTACAAAATTGACCTAGACCCAGGCTTTCGAATCGGAGATGAGACAGAAATTGAATTGTTAATAGATGAAGTGTTAGATGATTTATTTGAAAAACAGTATGGATTAGAAGGCAATGAACCGTTTTTTGATCTTGTTGATCGATATACGAGCGATCGATCTGATGAAGATTTACAAAGTCTAATTCGTTCACTTTATTTATTTTCAAGATCCCATCCGACACCAGATAAGTGGTTGGATGAAATTATGTCAATGTATCAATATGATGATACGAGTTCTTTTGAGGGCTTACCGTTCTTTCAATATTTACAAAGAGATGTGAAAATGGAGTTAGAAGGCTGTATTCGTCAGCTTGAGCGTGCCCTTGAAATGACAAAGCTTCCAGGAGGACCAGCACCGAGAGCAGAAAACTTAATCGATGATATGGAACAAATACGACAAATGATTGAAGCTCCATCATGGGAAGCATTAGCGGATGCGGTTCGTTCGTTTAAACCTACAAGAGCGAAACCATGCCGTGGTGATGAATATTTACAAGACTTGATTGATCAAGTCATAAAGCTGCGAGATGGAGTGAAAAAACAAATACAAAAGCTGCATGATGAGCTTTTTGCTCGAGACATTCCATATCAACTAGAAGACTTAAAGAAAATGGCACCGGTTATTTCTGTTCTAGTGAATTTAGTTAAAGAATTTAGCAAACGTTTTGAAGCGGTGAAAAAGGAAAAAGCACTTGTTGACTTTTCCGACTTAGAGCATTATTGTTTGCAAATTTTAACGGATGAAGATGAAAACGGGAATGTTATTCCAAGCGATGCCGCTCGATCTTACCAACAACAATTTGTGGAAGTTTTAGTCGATGAATATCAAGATACAAACTTAGTCCAAGAAGCGATTTTAAAGCTCGTCACAAGCGGACCTGAGCATTGTGGAAACATGTTTATGGTTGGGGACGTTAAGCAGTCTATTTATCGTTTCCGTTTAGCAGAGCCGTTTTTATTTTTATCGAAATATAAACGGTTTACAAAAGATGGAGAAAAGACAGGTCTTCGCATCGATTTAGCGAAAAACTTCCGCAGCCGCACAGAGGTATTAGATAGCACGAACTACATCTTTAAGCAAGTGATGGGTGAAAATGTTGGGGAAATTACATATGACGAAGCGGCTGAACTAAAGTTAGGAGCTACTTATCCTGAGCATGATGAAATGAAAACAGAGTTATATTTAATCGACCGTGGTCAAGAGGACGATAAAGCATTAGAAGATAATCAAAATCCATTTGAACAAGAAGAGCTCGAAACATCTCAGCTGGAAGGACGATTAATGGCGAAAAAAATAAAACAGTTGATTCAACAGCAATTTCCTGTATATGACCGCAAGCTTAATCGGACAAGACCGATAACGTATCGTGATATTGTCATTTTATTAAGAGCCATGTCATGGGCGCCGCAAATAATGGAAGAATTTAAAAAGCAAGGGATTCCGGTATATGCAGACCTTAGATCAGGTTATTTTGAGGCAACAGAAGTTTCCATCATGATGTCATTATTAAAAGTAATTGATAATCCATTCCAAGATATACCGCTTGCATCTGTGCTGCGTTCACCTGTTGTCGGCTTAACGGCCAATGAATTGGCCATTATCCGTTTATATAAGAAAAAAGGCGCGTATTACGAGGCGCTGAAAATATTTTTACAGCAAGCGCAAAAAGAAGATGAACATGTATATGAAAAAGTCAAACCATTTTATGAAGACCTGCGAAAATGGCGTGATTTAGCACGAAAAGGACCCGTTTCTCATTTAATTTGGCAGCTATATCGCGATACACGTTTTTTCGATTTCGTCGGGGGAATGCCTGGCGGAAAACAGCGCCAGGCCAACTTACGGGCTCTATATGACAGGGCAAGACAATATGAAGAAACATCATTTCGCGGTTTGTTCCGATTTTTACGTTTTATAGAACGGATGCAAGATCGCGGTGATGATTTAGGGACGGCACGCGCTTTAGGGGAACAAGAGGATGTAGTCCGCATCATGACCATCCACTCTAGTAAAGGTCTTGAGTTTCCTATTGTATTTGTTGCGGGGCTTTCCAAACCGTTCAATATGAGTGATTTAAATCAAAAATACTTGCTTGATAAAGAATTAGGGTTTGCTTCGAAATATATAGATCCGAAAAAACGGATAAGCTATCCGACTCTGCCGCTTATTGCAATGAAAAAGAAAATGAAAATGGAAATGTTATCAGAAGAGCTGCGCGTGCTTTATGTAGCGTTAACACGGGCAAAAGAAAAGTTAATCTTAATTGGAACATTAAAAAATAAAGAAAAAACATTAAAAGAATGGCAACAAATGTTATCTCATTCAGATTGGCTTATCCCGGATTTTGACCGTGCGAAAGCAAAATGCTATATGGATTGGATTGGCCCAGCCGTTATTCGCCACAAAGATGCCCAGCTTTTACGGGATGAAAACGTTTATGTCGAAAACGAAATTTCGAACCATCCTGCAGCCTTTCATATTGAGCTCTTACATGAGTCAAGCTTTAAGGAAAATGAACACAAGGAAGAAATGGAATGGGAAGAAAAAATAAAGGCTCTTCATAGCCGCAAGCCGGTTTTGTTTCATAGTGAATGGAACGAACGGGTACAATTTCAACTGAACTGGAAATACCCATATGAACAAGCGGCAAAATATCGCTCAAAGCAGTCCGTATCTGAAATTAAACGGGCTCAGCTTATATTTAAAGATGAATATAGTGATGAAATGATGTTGAAAACAAATATCCGATTGTTCCATCGTCCAAAGTTTTTACAAGATCAATCTTTATCTCCAGCTGAGAAAGGAACTGTGATGCATATTGTAATGCAGCACCTTCCTTTCCATAAAGACATTACGAGAGAATCACTTGATGACCTCATTGATCAATTAGTGAAAAAAGAAATATTAACAAAACCGCAAACGTCAGCCATCCAATATGAGCAAATTTTAGACTTTCTCAATTCAGAAATTGGGAAACGTTTAAAAAAGGCAGCGTTTATTGAGCGAGAAGTGCCATTTAGCTTTGCGTTTCCAGCAAGTGAACTATATCAGCATGAACAAGGTGCACTACAAGATGAAGCCGTTCTCGTTCAAGGGGTGATTGACTGTTTATTTGAAGATGAAGAAGGATTTGTTTTACTTGATTATAAAACAGATACGGTAACAGGCCGTTTTTCATCAATTAACGAAGCAATTCCTGTTTTAGAAAAACGATATGATGTGCAAATGAAGCTTTATGAGAAGGCAGTAGAAACCATTTTAAATAGAAAGATAACGGAAAAATATTTATACTTTTTTGATGGCGGATTTATGATTTCCCTATAAAAAGAAGACAAAAATTTCTTCTTCTGGCTGTCGAGTTATATTGTTTGTAATCGTTTGTTCATCGTTAGGATTTAAGAAATATGTTCTCTTTATTTAGTTCTTTAACAAAAGAAAAGCTTGTCACCTCTTTCGACAAGCTCTTCTTCTTTTTTCATCAGTCGTGAGGTGATCTATTTTGAGAATTTTGCATACAGCTGACTGGCATTTAGGAAAGACGCTTGAAGGACGAAGCCGCTTAAATGAGCAAGCGGAGTTTTTGGATGAATTGCATGAAATTGTTGACAAAGAAAAAATTGATGTCGTGTTAATGGCTGGTGATGCGTTTGATACAGTCAATCCACCTGCAGCTGCTGAAGCTTTATTTTATGAAAGTATTTCAAGACTTTCAGACAAAGGAAAGCGGCCCGTCATCGTCATTGCAGGAAATCATGACAATCCAGATCGGCTTTCCGCTGCTTCCCCTTTAGCAACAGAACAAGGAATACATTTAATAGGTTATCCAACAACGAATGTTTTGACGATTACCGTTCCGAAAACAAATGAAACGATGAAACTGATCGCATTAGCTTATCCATCAGAAGCAAGACTTGAGGAAGTGTTGGCAAATGAGTTTGATGAACGATTGCTGCGTGATCAATATGATGAAAAAATATGTGACTTATTTCAATATATGTCTGGCAAGTTTGAGGAAGAGACAGTAAATATAGCGATGAGCCATCTTTATGTTGCTGGGGGGGCATCTACAGATTCAGAGCGTCCAATTGAAGTAGGGGGTGCGTATACAGTAC
This is a stretch of genomic DNA from Bacillus alveayuensis. It encodes these proteins:
- a CDS encoding FtsP/CotA-like multicopper oxidase with cupredoxin domain (product_source=COG2132; cath_funfam=2.60.40.420; cog=COG2132; pfam=PF00394,PF07731,PF07732; superfamily=49503) yields the protein MRKIPLLITVLGISILAACSQQNSETVNPEKQAEEKSSQQLVQVKSEDIEGKKVNEFNLTAKEVNWKLSSETTITAWTYNGTVPGESIRVREGEVVKVNLKNELNEPVSIHWHGVPVSNTEDGIPGVTQDAVLPGGTYTYEFVANDPGTYWYHTHQNGVEQLDKGLYGTFIVEPKDGTGVERDYTLVLDEWESEKHDEKMNMEDNSGDSMNMKGMNMGEMSNMMGSSSSNMMMGHNMSSYDIFTINGKTYEENESLKVKKGEKVKLRFVNAGYMAHQIHIPIEYKVTHVDGQKVNNPQVVNGSILEVAPGERVDVEFVADEGGDFTIDCHGEMEASQDMKMDVVYEDGNSQKATHQPSNKLVDITTLGKKTQSPFSFGDEFDIEYKMVLGTKMSMNAEMGMVWTINGKTYPDVPPIKVNKGDKVKVTLTNESMDNSSHPMHLHGHFFQVLSKNGKPLEGSPIIKDTLNVKPGETYEVAFIADNPGNWLFHCHDLHHASNGMVTMVKYNNFEVFYTDTGKVDNQPE
- a CDS encoding ATP-dependent helicase/nuclease subunit B (product_source=KO:K16899; cath_funfam=3.30.1330.30,3.40.50.300; cog=COG3857; ko=KO:K16899; pfam=PF04257,PF12705; superfamily=52540; tigrfam=TIGR02773), whose product is MGIRFLIGRSGTGKTERCLNEIREKLTADPYKGPAIIFIVPDQMTFQMEYELVKTPNLGGMIRVQVLSFNRLAWRVLQETGGMTRQHLSSTGVHMMLTKIMNKKKQDFKVFAKASDKNGFIDLVEQMITEFKRYMVSPNELKKHYENLMKSSQNHEKALADKLHDLMLLFRELEKELASKYIDAEDYLQLLSEKILDSEYVKGAEIYLDGFHSFTPQEYQVVESLMKTADNMTISLTADKPFHEHLPHELHLFHMTGITFHKLTELAKRNNIDIEEVIQLTEPVRFQREPSLVHLEKYFEARPIKAYEEKPAITIAEAVNKRAEVEGIAREIKRLVREEDTRYRDIAVLIRNMASYRDLIEQVFQDFDIPFFIDEKRSMIYHPLIEFIRSSLEVITGNWRYEAVFRCIKTELLYPMNESKQKMREEMDILENYCLSYGIQGAKWTGKERWTYRRYYSLDNDYVKTDEEREIEELVNRLREIVVPPLNTLQKRLKRAKTGRQMAEAFYLFLEELKVPQKLELLSQEAEENGRLIEAREHDQVWNAVMNLLDEFVEMMGDAEISVSLFADILDAGMESMKFALVPPAIDQVLIASLDRSRFYGLKTTFLIGVNDGVLPAKPKEDSVLSDEDRERLFLNGLELAPTARRQLLDENFLIYLALTSASNHIYISYPLADEEGKALMPSIVIKRLQDLYPFAEEVVYVNEPESIHDENQLTFIASPNVSLSLLTSQLQQWKKQYPIHDVWWDVYNFFMEHPEWKRKAQKVIESLFYKNEEKPLSKEISRKLYGEHIQGSVSRMEQFRSCPFLHFATHGLKLKEREFFRLEAPDVGQLFHAALKLMADRMQQLKIEWRDLTKEQCEKLSFDAVEQLAPKLEREILLSSNRHHYIKRKLQNIMTRASTILSEHARMSGFAPVGIELGFGKNNKLPPFRFQLKNGCTMEVVGRIDRIDKAESSKGILLRVIDFKSSDQSLNLAEVYYGIALQMLTYLDVVISNSLSWLGVKATPAGVLYFHIHDPFIQTSGQLNDEEIEEEIFKSFKMKGLLLGDEEAVKLMDQSLESGHSKIVAAGIKKAGGFYSYSSIASEEEFDLLRQYIRHEFKRIGTEITDGFVAISPYKLKDRTPCKYCSFKTVCQFDESLEDNQYRTLKNLKGNEVLELLRKEEEHE
- a CDS encoding ATP-dependent helicase/nuclease subunit A (product_source=KO:K16898; cath_funfam=3.40.50.300,3.90.320.10; cog=COG1074; ko=KO:K16898; pfam=PF00580,PF12705,PF13361; superfamily=52540,52980; tigrfam=TIGR02785), with translation MSDIFNKPENSQWTDDQWKAIVSTGKDILVAAAAGSGKTAVLVERIIRKIISRENPVDVDRLLIVTFTNASAAEMRNRIGEALEKALKENPASLHLRRQLTLLNKANISTLHSFCLNVVRKYYYKIDLDPGFRIGDETEIELLIDEVLDDLFEKQYGLEGNEPFFDLVDRYTSDRSDEDLQSLIRSLYLFSRSHPTPDKWLDEIMSMYQYDDTSSFEGLPFFQYLQRDVKMELEGCIRQLERALEMTKLPGGPAPRAENLIDDMEQIRQMIEAPSWEALADAVRSFKPTRAKPCRGDEYLQDLIDQVIKLRDGVKKQIQKLHDELFARDIPYQLEDLKKMAPVISVLVNLVKEFSKRFEAVKKEKALVDFSDLEHYCLQILTDEDENGNVIPSDAARSYQQQFVEVLVDEYQDTNLVQEAILKLVTSGPEHCGNMFMVGDVKQSIYRFRLAEPFLFLSKYKRFTKDGEKTGLRIDLAKNFRSRTEVLDSTNYIFKQVMGENVGEITYDEAAELKLGATYPEHDEMKTELYLIDRGQEDDKALEDNQNPFEQEELETSQLEGRLMAKKIKQLIQQQFPVYDRKLNRTRPITYRDIVILLRAMSWAPQIMEEFKKQGIPVYADLRSGYFEATEVSIMMSLLKVIDNPFQDIPLASVLRSPVVGLTANELAIIRLYKKKGAYYEALKIFLQQAQKEDEHVYEKVKPFYEDLRKWRDLARKGPVSHLIWQLYRDTRFFDFVGGMPGGKQRQANLRALYDRARQYEETSFRGLFRFLRFIERMQDRGDDLGTARALGEQEDVVRIMTIHSSKGLEFPIVFVAGLSKPFNMSDLNQKYLLDKELGFASKYIDPKKRISYPTLPLIAMKKKMKMEMLSEELRVLYVALTRAKEKLILIGTLKNKEKTLKEWQQMLSHSDWLIPDFDRAKAKCYMDWIGPAVIRHKDAQLLRDENVYVENEISNHPAAFHIELLHESSFKENEHKEEMEWEEKIKALHSRKPVLFHSEWNERVQFQLNWKYPYEQAAKYRSKQSVSEIKRAQLIFKDEYSDEMMLKTNIRLFHRPKFLQDQSLSPAEKGTVMHIVMQHLPFHKDITRESLDDLIDQLVKKEILTKPQTSAIQYEQILDFLNSEIGKRLKKAAFIEREVPFSFAFPASELYQHEQGALQDEAVLVQGVIDCLFEDEEGFVLLDYKTDTVTGRFSSINEAIPVLEKRYDVQMKLYEKAVETILNRKITEKYLYFFDGGFMISL
- a CDS encoding exonuclease SbcD (product_source=KO:K03547; cath_funfam=3.60.21.10; cog=COG0420; ko=KO:K03547; pfam=PF00149,PF12320; superfamily=56300; tigrfam=TIGR00619) — translated: MRILHTADWHLGKTLEGRSRLNEQAEFLDELHEIVDKEKIDVVLMAGDAFDTVNPPAAAEALFYESISRLSDKGKRPVIVIAGNHDNPDRLSAASPLATEQGIHLIGYPTTNVLTITVPKTNETMKLIALAYPSEARLEEVLANEFDERLLRDQYDEKICDLFQYMSGKFEEETVNIAMSHLYVAGGASTDSERPIEVGGAYTVRATSLPKEAQYVALGHLHRPQDVKKALTKARYSGSPLAYSFSEAGYTKSVTIIDVKPGEEANISEVYLSSGKPLVKWKAKEGIQQVYRWLEEGKDANAWIDLEIHLTNNLSIEEIHRLRKWHEGFIHIRPVFVHEEKTTSKRRQENLPIDEIFKRFYAKQTGGAEPEQELVQLFLDLISEEEVQEGESS